The genomic region CAGCGCAGTCCGTCCGGCCCGCGGTCGCCGCGGGTTTCCGTGCTCACGTTTGTCCTGGGGGCGGCCTGACGCAGGCCGGGCCCGGACAACCTCTTCGTGACCAGAGCAGCACCTCCGAGTCACCCGTCCGATCGACCCCACCGTACGGCAGCTTGCTGCCAAAAAACAGAGCCAGTTGACAAGTCTGTCCAGCTTGTCATGATCTGCGGGCAGCTGACTCGGCAGACAGCCTGGGGACTTGTCAAAGTTTGTCAGATTGACCAAGTCATGCGTGACTACGCAGCGTGTTCCCTGTTCGGCTGCTCGACCGGCTCGTTGCTCCGAACGTGGGCGTGTCATCAGTTTGACAACTTTGAACCAGTTGTCCGGCCATCGAACGGTCCAGTAACCCCCGCTGTTGACCGGGCAAATGGTACAGACCATTACGTCCGGTGGCGGTGCCCGGGAAATCGGCACACAGTTACCGCCGTCCGAGGGAACCGACCGGGCCGTTGCCTAGTCTGACCGGGCGACATCGTGGAATGGGGGGCGAGTGAAAGGTGAATGTTTGTGGACCCCGAAGCGTGGGTAGCGCGCATGGAGCGGGAGAACCGGGCCCGGCTGGCCGCCGTGGACGCGGTCTCCGGTGAACTGCAGCAGCTGAGCGGCCGCGCCAGCACCCCGGACGGGAAGATCAGCGTCGAGGTGCACGTCAACGGGACGCTCAAGGACGTGCAGATCCACCCCTCGCTGGTGGACGCCTCACTGCGCAACCTCGGCCAGCTGCTGGTGCAGCTCGCCCAGCAGGCCCAGGCACAGGCAGGCCGCCAGCTGGAGGAGGTGGTCACGCCGCTGTTCGGCGACGCCACCCAGACCATGGCCATGCTGCGCGGCTACCTGCCGCCCGCCGAGGACGAGGACGCCCCCGGCCAGCCGGGTCAGCCGCCGCAGGCCCAGCGGGAACCGAACGCCCCGCCGCGCCCGTCCCAGCCACCGCGGCAGCCGCGGCCGGACCGGGACGAGGACGAGGACGACTTCGGCGGCCCGATCCTGCGCTGAGCGGGTTCGGCTGGCACACCCACTGGGGAAGGCAGTTATGACGGCTGACAAGTTCACCACCAAGAGCGCCGAGCTGGAGAAGTACGCGGCCACCCTCCAGCGCATCGGCGAGGGCCTGTCCGGGCAGGCCACCGCCGCGGCGGGCATCCAGCTGGGCCACGAGGCCTATGGCGTGATCGGCATGCGCTTCGCCGGCGACCTGAACAAGCAGGCCGCCGAGGCCAGGGCCCAGATCGAGGACGGCGCGCAGGGCCTGCAGGACGTGGCGAAGTCGCTCAAGGACGCCGCGCTGACCTACCAGCAAGCGGAGGACGGCATCCGCGACTCCTTCGACGGGAAGAAGTGAGCTGACGATGGAGTGGTTCTCCAACTTCGACGGCGCGACCAAGTCCCTGGACGGCTCCGGCGCGATCGGCAGCACCGCGGAGACGGTCTCGGCGCTGGTGCAGGGCGAGTTCCCGGAGGCCGGCGCCTCCGCGGCCGGGCTGGCCTTCGACGCGGTGGGCGTGGTCATGGACCCGTTCGGCTCGCTGCTGGAGGCCGGGATCGGCTGGGCGATGGAGCACATCGGCCCGCTCAAGGAGTGCCTGGACTACGTCAGCGGGGACGACGGCGAGGTCAAGAAGGGCGTGCTGGCCTGGCACAACGTGTCCAAGGAGATCACCGACCTGGCCACCGACACGCGCAACGAGCTCAACGCGCAGATCGGCGGCTGGAGCGGTGACGCGCAGCTGGCGTTCAAAGAGCAGATGACCATCGTCAACGACAGCCTGCTGGCCATCAGCGGCGAGGCCAAGGCCACCTCCGAGGCCGCTGGCGGGCTCGGCCAGGCGATGGCCGTGGTGCGCGCGATCGTGCGGGACACCATCTCGATCGTGGTCGCCGAGATCATCAAGGCCATGGTCGCGGCCGGCCTGACCGCCTTCTTCACCTTCGGCGCCTCCATCGCCGCCGGGGTGTCCTGGGTGATCGCCAGGGTCGGCATGGCGGTCTCGAAGATCATGAAGTACTTCACCAAGTTCCTGCGCCTGTGCCAGGGCGTGAACCGGGTGCTGTCCACGATGATCCAGAACATGGCCAAGGCGGCCAGCAAGATCAAGGGCCTCGGCGGCCTCGGCAAGTACAGCCGCAGCGGCTTCGACCTGTCCAAGAGCGTCAGCAAGACCAACCAGAGCATGTTGCGCGGGCTCAGAGGCAACAGAGGCGAGCAGATACCCCGGCTGGACGGCCTGAAGGACGACTACGGGCAGGCCGCCGAGTACGGCAAGCAGGTCGGCAAGGAAGTCGGCAAGGAGTACCTGTGGCAGGCCCCGATCAAGGTCGGCCTTGAGGCGGGCAAGACCGCGGTGAAGGACGACTTCAACCCGGAGAACATCGAGCAGAACGAGAAGAAGGGCTGGTGGGAGAAGTAGCTCCCAGCCACTGATCCGAAGCCCGGTCCGCGCACGCGGACCGGGCTTTCGTCGATCGTTGCCG from Crossiella sp. CA-258035 harbors:
- a CDS encoding YbaB/EbfC family nucleoid-associated protein produces the protein MDPEAWVARMERENRARLAAVDAVSGELQQLSGRASTPDGKISVEVHVNGTLKDVQIHPSLVDASLRNLGQLLVQLAQQAQAQAGRQLEEVVTPLFGDATQTMAMLRGYLPPAEDEDAPGQPGQPPQAQREPNAPPRPSQPPRQPRPDRDEDEDDFGGPILR
- a CDS encoding type VII secretion target, which translates into the protein MTADKFTTKSAELEKYAATLQRIGEGLSGQATAAAGIQLGHEAYGVIGMRFAGDLNKQAAEARAQIEDGAQGLQDVAKSLKDAALTYQQAEDGIRDSFDGKK